The following coding sequences lie in one Triticum urartu cultivar G1812 unplaced genomic scaffold, Tu2.1 TuUngrouped_contig_779, whole genome shotgun sequence genomic window:
- the LOC125531669 gene encoding splicing regulatory glutamine/lysine-rich protein 1-like has translation MKSKSAKKAADEDEAKSKKIRSSRGKRRSVRHSRSRSPSPDGSSSSSPPRKRSKKPTKKIVDKRSKKSKGSGSRRGRRRSLSPSRSPSGSPSSVSRSHPRRSHHSISSSSASDSERSVSPLPKSHSKDPRKKKGRGRDKDRKRRRLRRSRSYSSSPARSGSSRSRSRSRSKSKSRKRRADGMRHDASRDRVVQDYDNCQDPQNEKRSVEDVYSDEDAVADDYEKNVELKEMESPPSKDAHEPGEILPVNCESPEVEEDLELILRQKALENFRKFKGAMAMVGKTENNGTGKEVLTDSPQNTVTKFPEARSAVAPFQRQGSNLGVGHSTRSPEFEDFENGRSPWKQETTHRDISPGILEAGDTCGPTQQLGSGLEEIRSTSHITSHDGRNGGSVMQRLGSTPASSGIIKQRLGISSVVSPVQARPRVRSVVSIPSREGLDDSTFTTIPTACENPASVESSSEVRHFPAEINKLEGIDGDDRKIGEASVPESSVLSTDAGKSQAAGTEDKDASQFEKRTFSRMHDGETVQVSYKVYIPATSPRLARRKLQR, from the exons ATGAAGAGCAAATCCGCCAAGAAGGCCGCCGACGAG GATGAGGCCAAGTCCAAGAAGATCCGATCCTCGCGCGGCAAGCGTCGGAGTGTCCGCCACAGCCGCAGCCGCTCCCCTTCCCCCGACGGCTCCAGCTCCAGTTCCCCACCCCGCAAGCGCTCCAAGAAGCCCACCAAGAAGATTGTTGACAAGAGGAGCAAAAAGAGCAAGGGCAGTGGCAGCCGCCGCGGACGCCGCCGCAGCCTGAGTCCAAGCCGTAGCCCCAGCGGTAGCCCTTCCTCGGTGTCCAGGAGTCACCCCCGCCGCAGCCACCATAGCATTAGCAGCAGCAGTGCCTCAGACTCTGAGAGGTCAGTGAGCCCACTGCCCAAGAGCCACTCCAAAGATCCTAGGAagaagaaaggaagggggagggACAAGGATCGAAAGAGGAGGCGTTTACGGAGATCAAGGAGCTACTCGAGCAGTCCAGCCAGGAGTGGCAGTAGCCggagcaggagcaggagcaggagcaAGAGCAAAAGTAGGAAGCGGAGGGCGGACGGCATGAGACATGATGCAAGTAGGGACAGGGTTGTACAGGACTATGACAACTGCCAGGATCCGCAGAATGAGAAGAGATCTGTTGAGGATGTTTATAGCGATGAGGACGCGGTTGCTGACGATTATGAGAAGAATGTGGAGCTGAAGGAGATGGAAAGCCCACCTTCCAAGGATGCTCATGAACCGGGTGAGATCTTACCTGTTAATTGTGAAAGCCCAGAGGTTGAGGAGGATTTGGAGCTCATTCTCAGGCAGAAAGCTCTTGAGAACTTCAGGAAGTTTAAGGGAGCCATGGCCATGGTAGGCAAGACAGAAAACAATGGTACAGGGAAGGAAGTACTAACAGATAGCCCCCAGAATACTGTCACAAAATTTCCTGAAGCAAGGTCTGCTGTTGCCCCTTTTCAGAGGCAGGGAAGCAATCTTGGAGTTGGCCACTCTACTCGATCACCTGAATTTGAAGATTTTGAGAACGGTAGAAGTCCTTGGAAGCAGGAAACGACTCACAGGGATATATCACCTGGAATACTCGAGGCTGGTGATACTTGTGGTCCTACTCAACAGCTGGGAAGCGGACTAGAAGAGATACGTTCAACTTCTCATATCACTTCACATGATGGTAGGAATGGTGGTAGTGTAATGCAAAGGTTGGGAAGCACCCCGGCGAGTTCTGGTATTATAAAGCAAAGGTTAGGCATCAGCTCAGTGGTGAGTCCTGTGCAAGCAAGACCCAGAGTTAGATCAGTTGTGAGTATACCCTCCAGGGAAGGGCTTGATGACAGTACATTTACAACAATCCCTACAGCTTGTGAGAATCCTGCCTCTGTCGAAAGCAGTAGTGAAGTAAGACATTTTCCTGCTGAAATAAACAAGCTTGAAGGAATCGATGGAGATGATAGAAAGATTGGTGAAGCTTCAGTTCCTGAGAGCTCTGTTTTGTCGACTGACGCGGGCAAGAGCCAGGCAGCAGGGACCGAGGACAAAGATGCGTCTCAGTTTGAGAAGAGGACTTTCTCTAGGATGCATGATGGAGAGACAGTGCAG GTCAGCTACAAAGTCTACATACCAGCGACAAGCCCGCGACTTGCAAGGAGGAAGCTCCAGCGCTGA